Proteins from a single region of Gossypium arboreum isolate Shixiya-1 chromosome 1, ASM2569848v2, whole genome shotgun sequence:
- the LOC108463313 gene encoding uncharacterized protein LOC108463313 isoform X3, protein MLAPSVTAPLRPSLSTGHRLESRIECSSRCDSVRIPNRIRPRELGLQSQPSVGRSRKQSSSIACTATALQNATCSASGQTQTVTREAPTITQASVH, encoded by the exons ATGCTGGCTCCTAGTGTTACTGCTCCCTTGCGGCCTTCATTGTCTACCG GACATCGATTAGAGTCACGAATTGAATGCAGTAGCCGTTGTGACTCAGTTAGAATTCCGAATCGGATTAGGCCAAGGGAACTTGGCTTGCAATCACAACCTAGTGTAGGAAGAAGTAGAAAACAATCTTCATCCATTGCATGCACCGCAACTGCTTTG CAGAACGCAACTTGCAGTGCATCAGGACAAACTCAAACTGTTACTCGTGAGGCACCAACGATCACCCAAGCTTCTGTTCATT GA
- the LOC108463313 gene encoding uncharacterized protein LOC108463313 isoform X2, with the protein MLAPSVTAPLRPSLSTGHRLESRIECSSRCDSVRIPNRIRPRELGLQSQPSVGRSRKQSSSIACTATALNATCSASGQTQTVTREAPTITQASVHCKNKHILSFQQFVNIH; encoded by the exons ATGCTGGCTCCTAGTGTTACTGCTCCCTTGCGGCCTTCATTGTCTACCG GACATCGATTAGAGTCACGAATTGAATGCAGTAGCCGTTGTGACTCAGTTAGAATTCCGAATCGGATTAGGCCAAGGGAACTTGGCTTGCAATCACAACCTAGTGTAGGAAGAAGTAGAAAACAATCTTCATCCATTGCATGCACCGCAACTGCTTTG AACGCAACTTGCAGTGCATCAGGACAAACTCAAACTGTTACTCGTGAGGCACCAACGATCACCCAAGCTTCTGTTCATTGTAAGAACAAACACATACTCTCTTTTCAGCAGTTTGTCAATATTCATTAG
- the LOC108463313 gene encoding uncharacterized protein LOC108463313 isoform X1: MLAPSVTAPLRPSLSTGHRLESRIECSSRCDSVRIPNRIRPRELGLQSQPSVGRSRKQSSSIACTATALQNATCSASGQTQTVTREAPTITQASVHCKNKHILSFQQFVNIH, translated from the exons ATGCTGGCTCCTAGTGTTACTGCTCCCTTGCGGCCTTCATTGTCTACCG GACATCGATTAGAGTCACGAATTGAATGCAGTAGCCGTTGTGACTCAGTTAGAATTCCGAATCGGATTAGGCCAAGGGAACTTGGCTTGCAATCACAACCTAGTGTAGGAAGAAGTAGAAAACAATCTTCATCCATTGCATGCACCGCAACTGCTTTG CAGAACGCAACTTGCAGTGCATCAGGACAAACTCAAACTGTTACTCGTGAGGCACCAACGATCACCCAAGCTTCTGTTCATTGTAAGAACAAACACATACTCTCTTTTCAGCAGTTTGTCAATATTCATTAG